A genomic stretch from Malus domestica chromosome 15, GDT2T_hap1 includes:
- the LOC108169972 gene encoding retrovirus-related Pol polyprotein from transposon RE1 has translation MTLIASAFLPLANLSPEPDHNTPVLPVPHDDPTPAPSDLLPIIDLPASFTPSLPPDIPPPTLDTTTSPTPAPSSPSLPLIPLRRSERIKQPPAHLRDYQTHHAALLQPSAISSTMSGTRYPLHRYVSYARLSPAHRSFIHNVSHLVEPASYEQARHDPHWLAAMNSELEALEANHTWTLVPLPLHQRPIGCKWVFKIKYHSDGTIERYKARLVTKGFTQREGIDYKETFAPVAKLITVRCLLTIAAVRSWSLHQMDVQNAFLHGALHEEVYMLPPPGYRRQGETMVCRLHKSLYGLKQASRSWFQRFSSTIQEIGFQQSHADYSLFTKVCGHSITVVLLYVDDMIIAGNNEEAISQLKQFLSGCFRIKDLGPLKYFLGVEVARSKAGISICQRKYTLDILEEAGLLGVRPAKVPMEPDLVLTTTGGDALKDPTRYRRLVGKLIYLTITRPDITYAVNNLSQFMQEPTLHHLKAAYRLLQYLKEASGQGLLFPMENQLNLIGYCDVDWARCPITRRSVTGFCIFLGKSLVSWKSKKQVTVARSSAEAEYRSMAATTCELTWLRNLLNDLRVNHPEPARLFCDNQAALHIAANPVYHE, from the coding sequence ATGACCTTGATAGCAAGCGCATTTTTACCTCTTGCTAACTTATCACCAGAACCTGACCACAATACCCCAGTCTTACCTGTTCCCCATGACGACCCCACTCCTGCACCTTCAGACCTCCTTCCCATTATTGATCTACCTGCCTCATTCACTCCCTCCCTTCCTCCTGACATACCTCCTCCAACCCTAGACACTACTACCTCGCCAACTCCTGCACCATCATCTCCTTCGCTGCCCCTCATTCCCCTTCGTCGCTCCGAACGCATTAAACAACCACCTGCCCACCTTCGTGACTATCAGACCCATCATGCTGCTTTGCTTCAGCCCAGCGCCATCTCTTCCACCATGTCCGGCACACGATATCCTCTTCACCGGTATGTTTCTTATGCTCGTCTCTCTCCTGCTCATCGCTCTTTTATTCACAATGTCTCTCACTTAGTTGAACCAGCCTCTTATGAGCAGGCACGCCATGACCCTCACTGGCTTGCAGCTATGAATTCTGAGCTTGAAGCCCTTGAAGCCAATCACACCTGGACTTTGGTTCCTTTACCCCTCCACCAACGCCCCATTGGATGTAAATGGGTCTTCAAAATCAAGTATCATTCCGACGGTACCATCGAACGCTACAAGGCTCGCCTTGTCACCAAAGGGTTCACGCAGCGCGAAGGTATTGATTACAAAGAGACGTTCGCCCCCGTTGCTAAGCTCATTACTGTCCGCTGTCTCTTGACCATTGCTGCTGTTCGCAGCTGGTCTCTTCACCAAATGGATGTCCAAAACGCTTTCCTTCACGGTGCACTCCATGAGGAAGTCTATATGTTACCACCTCCTGGTTATCGTCGACAGGGGGAGACTATGGTTTGTCGACTTCACAAGTCATTATACGGACTCAAGCAGGCATCTCGCAGCTGGTTCCAACGTTTTTCATCAACCATTCAAGAAATTGGCTTTCAACAGTCTCATGCGGACTACTCATTATTCACTAAGGTTTGTGGACACTCCATTACTGTAGTATTGCTCTACGTCGATGACATGATCATTGCAGGAAATAATGAGGAAGCCATTAGTCAACTCAAGCAATTTCTTAGTGGATGTTTTCGAATTAAAGACCTCGGACCATTAAAATATTTTCTGGGTGTCGAAGTTGCACGGTCCAAAGCTGGGATCTCCATTTGCCAACGAAAGTATACTCTGGACATATTGGAGGAAGCTGGCTTGCTTGGCGTAAGACCTGCCAAGGTACCTATGGAACCAGATTTAGTGTTGACAACAACAGGTGGTGATGCCCTCAAGGACCCGACTCGATATCGACGTTTGGTTGGAAAATTAATATACCTTACCATTACAAGGCCAGATATTACGTATGCAGTGAATAATCTCAGTCAGTTCATGCAAGAACCAACACTCCATCACCTTAAAGCAGCATATCGTCTCCTCCAATATCTGAAAGAAGCATCAGGACAAGGGTTACTATTTCCTATGGAGAACCAACTTAATTTGATTGGCTACTGTGATGTGGATTGGGCTAGATGTCCGATCACACGTCGATCAGTGACAGGTTTTTGTATCTTCCTTGGTAAATCACTTGTATCGTGGAAAAGTAAAAAGCAAGTCACGGTGGCAAGATCTTCAGCAGAAGCCGAGTATCGCTCCATGGCTGCAACCACTTGTGAGCTTACTTGGCTGAGgaatttgttgaatgatttgcGTGTAAACCATCCTGAGCCAGCAAGGTTGTTTTGCGACAATCAAGCTGCTTTACATATTGCAGCGAACCCTGTGTATCATGAATGA
- the LOC103426288 gene encoding sugar transport protein 5-like: protein MAVGGFAVDGPLAVAGIDGKITVSVVITCIVAASCGLIFGYDIGISGGVTTMAPFLNKFFPEVLRKGGPAKNIYCVYDSQVLTAFTSSLYIAGLAASLVASRLAKTIGRRNVMLLGGCTFFAGSAINGGAVNVAMLILGRILLGFGVGFTNQSAPIYLSEIAPPKWRGAFSTGFQFFIGIGVVASNCINYATAKHSWGWRLSLGLAIVPATIMTIGTLFISDSPTSLVGRNRVDQARKSLVKIRGKDDIEAELALLIKATEVARALNEEPFVTIFQRQYRPQLLIGALAVPFFQQLTGINIIAFYAPVLFQSVGFGNDSALIAAIILGLVNLGSILVSTYMVDRHGRRFLFMQGGIQMVICQVGVAIVLGVTTGTDGNGHISKSYAILVLVLMCLYAAGFGWSWGPLSWLIPSEIFPMKIRPTGQSMGLAVNFATTFVLSQTFLTMLCHFKFATFLFYGSWILVMTIFVTLFLPETKGIPLDQVYTVWAKHWYWRRFVEGSPKVDADENE, encoded by the exons GAGGAGTAACTACAATGGCACCATTTCTGAACAAGTTTTTCCCAGAAGTACTGAGAAAGGGAGGGCCCGCGAAAAACATATATTGTGTTTATGATAGCCAGGTTTTGACAGCATTCACGTCCTCCCTATACATAGCCGGATTGGCTGCATCGCTCGTGGCCAGCCGTCTGGCCAAGACTATCGGCCGCCGCAATGTTATGCTTCTGGGTGGCTGCACCTTCTTTGCTGGGTCTGCCATCAATGGGGGCGCTGTCAATGTTGCCATGCTTATTTTGGGCCGTATCTTGCTCGGATTTGGGGTTGGTTTCACTAACCAA TCTGCTCCAATCTACCTCTCAGAAATTGCACCACCCAAGTGGCGAGGTGCATTTAGCACCGGCTTTCAGTTCTTCATAGGAATTGGGGTGGTGGCATCCAACTGCATAAACTATGCCACGGCCAAGCACAGCTGGGGCTGGCGCCTCTCTCTCGGTCTCGCAATAGTCCCGGCCACCATCATGACCATTGGCACCCTCTTCATCTCGGACTCACCCACAAGCTTAGTAGGACGCAATAGGGTCGACCAAGCCAGAAAATCCCTAGTTAAAATCCGAGGCAAGGATGACATTGAGGCCGAGCTCGCTCTTCTTATCAAGGCCACTGAAGTTGCCAGAGCTCTTAATGAGGAACCTTTTGTGACCATATTTCAGAGGCAGTATAGGCCTCAGCTTTTGATAGGTGCACTTGCTGTGCCGTTTTTTCAGCAGCTCACTGGGATTAATATCATTGCTTTCTATGCGCCTGTGTTGTTTCAATCTGTTGGCTTCGGCAATGATTCTGCTCTCATTGCTGCGATAATACTTGGGTTGGTGAATCTTGGTTCCATCCTTGTGTCTACATATATGGTTGATCGGCATGGTCGGAGGTTTTTGTTCATGCAGGGTGGCATCCAGATGGTCATCTGTCAG GTTGGTGTAGCTATAGTTCTGGGAGTTACAACAGGTACGGATGGCAATGGCCATATCTCAAAAAGCTATGCCATACTAGTTCTAGTACTGATGTGTTTATATgctgctggttttggttggtcaTGGGGACCTTTGAGTTGGCTTATCCCCAGTGAGATATTCCCCATGAAAATTCGACCCACTGGCCAAAGCATGGGGCTAGCAGTCAACTTTGCCACCACATTTGTACTCTCCCAAACCTTCTTGACCATGCTGTGCCATTTCAAATTCGCCACATTCTTGTTCTACGGCAGTTGGATTCTGGTGATGACCATTTTCGTCACGCTCTTCCTGCCAGAGACTAAAGGAATCCCGTTGGATCAAGTTTACACCGTGTGGGCAAAGCATTGGTATTGGCGCAGGTTCGTTGAAGGTAGCCCTAAGGTTGATGCCGATGAAAATGAATAA